The following proteins are encoded in a genomic region of Streptomyces lunaelactis:
- a CDS encoding alpha-(1->3)-arabinofuranosyltransferase domain-containing protein, with product MAETTLTLPPSRPGRPGPTAPPPPPAGRPRRRSWLLAFWAAVFVAFLSVSPGRMTFETKLSVVADPWKFIGDLGELWQSRAGFGGLFNQYAGYAFPTLPYYALTDLAHIPVWLAERLWLSLIVATAFWGALRLAERLDVGSARTRLLGATSYALWPTFTIVVGSTSAAALPGALLPWVLLPLTGTRTTPRVAAATSALLIPFMGGVNAASTLAALLPVGLYLLSRPAGPRKRALIAWWAPGVVLATAWWVIPLLLLGVYGEDFMPYVEQADTTTGTMSATELLRGAGNWVAYLHFGEAWLPAGWTVATATLTILGSAFAAALGLAGLARRDLPERRWLLLTVLAVVLITLAGYAGSFGAPFHEAVQDWLNGPLRPFRSVYKFQPGLALALAFGLMHLVATARESRGARPLPARRYAPLIAALVVLPGLAWPYVNGTILQPGAFKKLPGQWTQAADWLEKNSPDSRALVVPATAHGLYTWGSPIDEPLDVLADSRWAQRDFVPFGTPGSRRAMDAVEQVLMSGSEVPGLRDYLSRAGIHFVVVRNDLDPDQIGYVPPITVKRTLEASGYRRVAGFAPVLTGGRIPSDTPLQVQGIFPRMQAVEIYEPAGNTRRPGQVGLRAVADTAVVSGGPEALLQLSADPSLRMRPTVLTGDNHPGLGTPAAQYVADGLRRADTRFGLVNSNTSYTYTADERNPTGSLQDPGERPRQILPTKGTGHQTTAVLRGAESVTASSSGNWLFHLPQYDPVNAFDGNPGTAWAEGSATNAAGQWLRIGFSSPTGIPASLQLTPLPGDGMRAAPTLVRIETDQGFADSPLAPTGNPQQVKAPAGQATWLKVTVLAAQSPKAGLGGAGFSEVSVPGVQVTRLLRLPTDAHDNEARAEVFSLHRGSDPGGLSPVSAEEGLHRRLSVGRGGDFAVTARALPVPGEALDRLVTGADPRQGRRITATAESTSRLGNGLSPRNLVDQDLTTAWIAGDRPVIHLSWPGRKTIDEIVLAAAGGLSTRPEQILISTPNGSVTAAVDENGLARFEPITTDRLDITISRAAPLTVHNPVADNRMQLPVGLSEVYVPALADLRTRPPAPELKFSVPCGEGPPVAVDGTLHATSASGTVRDLTERRPVEVTLCRTPDGTLPLGRGLHQVEAGDEGPLALTDITLTRGEVRPPAATEQRKATAVDWRGDRRSVTVGAGEASYLQMYENANDGWKATLDGKKLIPLRIDGWQQAWLIPAGTGGTVELEYEPVLLYDIGLIGGAVAVALLAGLALVRRRGSDPDSSATAPPAPGWVLGCVALTLVVAVVAGPFALIVPALAVVARMRHSLLVPIALVAMAGAGIAAATGAGDPVSVGRGAFGPAAQLLALIALCAAVVTVAPRAASGAPAPATPPSATPPLPQRVRSASGPAGLPVPDPAPAPDPPGIAPIDPREAPPQ from the coding sequence GTGGCTGAGACGACGTTGACCCTCCCCCCGAGCCGGCCCGGCCGCCCTGGGCCCACCGCGCCGCCCCCGCCGCCGGCCGGCCGGCCGCGCCGCAGATCGTGGCTGCTGGCCTTCTGGGCCGCGGTCTTCGTCGCGTTTCTCTCCGTGTCGCCGGGCAGGATGACCTTCGAGACCAAACTCTCCGTTGTCGCCGACCCATGGAAGTTCATCGGCGACCTCGGGGAGCTGTGGCAGAGCCGCGCCGGATTCGGCGGGCTCTTCAACCAGTACGCCGGGTACGCCTTCCCGACCCTCCCGTACTACGCGCTCACCGACCTCGCGCACATCCCGGTGTGGCTGGCCGAGCGGCTGTGGCTCTCGCTGATCGTGGCCACCGCGTTCTGGGGCGCCCTGCGGCTCGCCGAACGCCTGGACGTCGGCAGCGCACGGACCCGGCTGCTGGGCGCCACCAGCTACGCCTTGTGGCCCACCTTCACCATCGTCGTCGGCTCCACCTCGGCGGCCGCGCTCCCCGGCGCGCTGCTGCCGTGGGTGCTGCTGCCGCTCACCGGCACCCGCACCACCCCCCGGGTGGCAGCGGCCACGTCCGCGCTGCTGATCCCCTTCATGGGCGGGGTCAACGCGGCATCGACGCTCGCCGCGCTGCTGCCCGTGGGGCTCTATCTGCTCAGCCGCCCGGCGGGTCCCCGCAAGCGTGCCCTGATCGCCTGGTGGGCTCCCGGTGTCGTGCTCGCCACCGCCTGGTGGGTGATCCCGCTGCTGCTGCTCGGCGTCTACGGCGAGGACTTCATGCCGTACGTCGAACAGGCCGACACCACCACCGGCACCATGTCGGCGACCGAACTGCTCCGCGGCGCCGGCAACTGGGTCGCCTACCTCCACTTCGGCGAGGCCTGGCTGCCCGCCGGCTGGACCGTGGCGACCGCGACGCTCACCATCCTCGGGTCGGCGTTCGCCGCCGCCCTGGGGCTCGCCGGCCTGGCCCGGCGCGATCTGCCCGAGCGCCGCTGGCTGTTGCTCACCGTGCTGGCCGTCGTCCTGATCACCCTGGCCGGATACGCCGGTTCCTTCGGAGCACCCTTCCACGAGGCGGTCCAGGACTGGCTGAACGGGCCGCTGCGGCCCTTCAGGAGCGTCTACAAGTTCCAGCCCGGGCTCGCTCTCGCTCTCGCCTTCGGGCTCATGCACCTGGTCGCGACGGCGAGGGAGAGCCGAGGGGCCCGGCCGCTCCCCGCGCGCCGGTACGCGCCCCTCATCGCCGCGCTGGTGGTACTGCCCGGTCTGGCCTGGCCGTACGTGAACGGGACCATCCTGCAGCCGGGGGCCTTCAAGAAACTGCCCGGCCAGTGGACACAGGCCGCCGACTGGCTGGAGAAGAACTCGCCCGACAGCCGTGCCCTCGTCGTCCCCGCCACCGCCCACGGCCTCTACACCTGGGGCTCGCCCATCGACGAGCCCCTCGACGTGCTCGCCGACTCCCGCTGGGCGCAGCGCGACTTCGTGCCCTTCGGGACGCCCGGCTCGCGACGAGCGATGGACGCAGTGGAGCAGGTGCTCATGAGCGGCAGCGAAGTGCCGGGCCTGCGCGACTACTTGTCCCGCGCCGGCATCCACTTCGTCGTCGTACGCAACGACCTCGACCCGGACCAGATCGGATACGTCCCGCCGATCACGGTGAAGCGCACCCTGGAGGCGTCCGGCTACCGAAGGGTCGCGGGATTCGCCCCGGTACTCACCGGGGGCCGGATCCCCAGCGACACGCCGTTACAGGTCCAGGGGATCTTCCCGCGCATGCAGGCCGTCGAGATCTACGAGCCGGCCGGCAACACCCGGCGGCCCGGCCAGGTCGGCCTGCGGGCAGTCGCCGACACCGCGGTGGTCAGCGGCGGCCCCGAGGCACTGCTGCAACTGTCCGCCGATCCAAGCCTGCGGATGCGGCCCACCGTGCTCACCGGGGACAACCACCCGGGGCTCGGCACGCCCGCGGCGCAGTACGTCGCGGACGGGCTGCGCCGCGCCGACACCCGCTTCGGGCTGGTCAACAGCAACACCTCGTACACCTACACCGCGGACGAACGGAACCCCACCGGGAGCCTGCAGGACCCGGGTGAGCGACCGCGGCAGATCCTGCCGACGAAGGGCACCGGGCACCAGACGACGGCCGTCCTGCGCGGCGCCGAATCCGTGACCGCATCCAGCAGCGGCAACTGGCTGTTCCATCTGCCGCAGTACGACCCGGTGAACGCCTTCGACGGCAATCCGGGGACGGCGTGGGCCGAAGGCAGTGCCACAAACGCAGCGGGGCAGTGGCTCCGTATCGGCTTCTCCTCGCCCACCGGCATCCCCGCCTCACTGCAGCTCACTCCGCTGCCCGGTGACGGGATGCGGGCCGCCCCCACACTTGTCCGGATCGAGACCGATCAGGGCTTTGCGGACAGCCCGCTGGCACCGACCGGAAATCCGCAGCAGGTCAAGGCGCCCGCCGGGCAGGCCACGTGGCTGAAGGTCACCGTCCTGGCGGCCCAGTCGCCCAAGGCCGGACTGGGCGGCGCGGGCTTCAGCGAGGTGTCCGTCCCCGGTGTCCAGGTCACCCGTCTGCTGCGGCTTCCCACCGACGCGCACGACAACGAGGCCCGGGCCGAGGTCTTCTCGCTCCATCGCGGCAGCGACCCGGGCGGCCTGTCGCCGGTCTCGGCCGAGGAGGGCCTGCACCGTCGGCTCAGCGTCGGCCGGGGCGGAGATTTCGCCGTCACAGCACGGGCACTGCCGGTGCCGGGCGAAGCGCTGGACCGGCTCGTCACCGGCGCCGATCCGCGGCAGGGGCGGCGGATCACGGCGACCGCCGAATCGACCAGCCGGCTCGGAAACGGCCTCAGCCCGCGCAATCTCGTCGATCAGGATCTGACCACCGCATGGATCGCCGGCGACCGGCCGGTCATCCATCTGAGCTGGCCAGGCCGGAAGACCATCGACGAGATTGTCCTCGCAGCCGCGGGCGGACTCTCCACCCGGCCCGAGCAGATACTGATCAGCACCCCGAACGGCAGCGTGACGGCCGCCGTCGACGAGAACGGCCTGGCCCGCTTCGAACCCATCACCACGGACCGGCTGGACATCACCATCAGCCGGGCCGCACCGCTGACCGTCCACAACCCCGTTGCCGACAACCGGATGCAGTTGCCGGTCGGCCTCAGCGAGGTCTACGTTCCGGCACTCGCCGACCTGCGCACACGGCCGCCCGCCCCCGAGCTGAAGTTCTCCGTGCCCTGCGGTGAGGGTCCGCCCGTCGCAGTGGACGGCACGCTGCACGCGACGAGCGCGTCGGGAACGGTACGCGATCTGACCGAGCGCAGGCCCGTCGAGGTCACGCTCTGCCGGACACCGGACGGCACTCTGCCGCTGGGCCGAGGGCTTCACCAGGTGGAGGCGGGCGACGAAGGGCCCCTCGCGCTCACCGACATCACGCTGACCCGAGGCGAGGTCCGGCCGCCCGCCGCGACCGAACAGCGGAAGGCGACAGCGGTCGACTGGCGCGGCGACCGCCGGTCCGTGACCGTCGGCGCGGGCGAGGCGAGCTATCTCCAGATGTACGAGAACGCCAACGACGGCTGGAAGGCGACGCTTGACGGCAAGAAGCTGATCCCGTTGCGGATCGACGGCTGGCAGCAGGCCTGGCTGATCCCCGCGGGCACCGGCGGCACGGTCGAACTCGAGTACGAACCTGTGCTGCTCTACGACATCGGGCTGATCGGCGGCGCGGTGGCGGTGGCGCTGCTGGCGGGTCTCGCGCTGGTACGCCGCCGGGGCTCGGACCCGGACTCCTCGGCGACGGCCCCGCCCGCGCCGGGATGGGTGCTGGGCTGCGTCGCGCTGACCCTGGTGGTCGCGGTCGTGGCGGGCCCCTTCGCGCTGATCGTCCCCGCGCTGGCCGTGGTTGCCCGCATGCGGCACTCCCTGCTGGTGCCGATCGCGCTGGTGGCGATGGCCGGCGCCGGAATCGCGGCGGCGACGGGGGCAGGCGATCCGGTCTCCGTTGGCAGGGGCGCGTTCGGCCCGGCGGCCCAACTGCTGGCGCTCATCGCACTGTGCGCGGCCGTGGTCACTGTGGCCCCACGGGCAGCGAGCGGCGCGCCGGCCCCCGCGACACCCCCGTCTGCGACACCGCCCCTGCCCCAGCGGGTGCGGTCGGCAAGCGGCCCTGCCGGGCTCCCCGTTCCGGACCCGGCGCCCGCCCCTGATCCTCCCGGCATCGCACCGATCGACCCGAGGGAGGCACCGCCGCAATGA
- a CDS encoding condensation protein: protein MTALQPARSGPLPEPAHDRIPFPVVDEISRHCLREEEPETVHIEVHLPRQPDPDRLRAAFGEALRRHPRILVREAPGPWYRRRYEWELTGTPDADPVGFPEPGPGALERARARALAEAPPLSVSPPVRLEVVRPSSTGSSCVLVLTLNHTALDGPACLRVLATAAELYSGTATSTASPVRTPVGGPGRPGQRPPARTGGPARPARVAPAADVRAAGGNGLLLAALPVPRRPAGARYTVNDQLLVATCLMIARWNRLHDAPPRPVRITMPIDDRPRGAEMPIGNGTRLVEVGFGAQECARAPGPEAVADLLHRTAERTRALKSAPRPQLGHAAALLTAPALPVGMRAALTRGLRRAAAPWTSTTLLSNIGRIPYPLDFAEAGRAEAVWFSAPASMPRGLTVTTASTGGRLHLALRWSRALLDDAAGRRLCDFFTDCLEAMAALPAISGGDGP from the coding sequence ATGACCGCCCTGCAACCGGCCCGGTCCGGGCCATTGCCCGAGCCCGCTCACGACCGGATTCCGTTTCCGGTCGTCGACGAGATCTCCCGGCACTGTCTCCGGGAGGAGGAGCCCGAGACCGTACACATAGAGGTGCACCTGCCACGGCAGCCGGATCCCGACCGGCTTCGGGCCGCGTTCGGCGAGGCATTGCGCCGGCACCCGCGGATTCTGGTGCGCGAGGCACCCGGCCCCTGGTACCGACGGCGCTACGAATGGGAGCTGACGGGGACCCCGGACGCTGATCCGGTCGGCTTCCCGGAGCCGGGGCCGGGTGCGCTGGAGCGGGCCAGGGCCAGAGCGCTGGCCGAGGCTCCTCCGCTGTCCGTTTCCCCACCCGTACGGCTGGAAGTGGTGAGGCCGTCGTCGACGGGCAGCTCGTGCGTGCTGGTGCTGACGCTCAACCACACCGCCCTGGACGGGCCCGCCTGTCTGCGTGTGCTGGCCACGGCCGCCGAGTTGTACAGCGGCACCGCCACCTCCACCGCATCACCGGTGCGCACTCCGGTCGGGGGGCCGGGGCGGCCGGGGCAGCGGCCGCCCGCCCGCACGGGCGGCCCGGCCCGGCCCGCCCGTGTGGCACCCGCGGCCGATGTCCGGGCGGCCGGTGGAAACGGCCTGCTGCTGGCCGCCCTGCCGGTGCCGCGCCGACCGGCCGGGGCCCGTTACACGGTCAACGATCAACTCCTCGTCGCCACCTGCCTGATGATCGCCCGCTGGAACCGGCTGCACGATGCCCCGCCCCGCCCGGTGCGTATCACCATGCCCATCGACGACCGTCCACGCGGCGCCGAGATGCCCATCGGAAACGGCACCCGTCTCGTGGAGGTGGGATTCGGGGCGCAGGAGTGCGCGCGGGCGCCCGGCCCCGAGGCTGTTGCCGACCTGCTGCACCGTACGGCTGAGCGCACCCGCGCCCTGAAGTCGGCACCCCGCCCTCAACTCGGCCACGCCGCCGCCCTCCTCACCGCACCCGCCCTGCCGGTCGGGATGCGGGCCGCCCTGACCCGAGGACTGCGACGGGCTGCCGCTCCCTGGACGTCGACAACGCTGCTCAGCAACATCGGGCGCATTCCGTACCCGCTGGACTTCGCGGAGGCGGGCCGGGCGGAAGCCGTCTGGTTCTCGGCTCCCGCCTCGATGCCGCGCGGGCTGACCGTGACCACCGCCAGCACGGGGGGACGCCTGCACCTGGCGCTGCGCTGGTCACGCGCCCTCCTCGACGACGCGGCGGGCCGACGCCTGTGCGACTTCTTCACGGACTGTCTGGAGGCCATGGCTGCCCTGCCGGCCATTTCAGGAGGTGACGGACCATGA
- a CDS encoding class I SAM-dependent methyltransferase yields MTGTLPAGLREFYENPAVPVASGDERSRRQALMLARVLPSEPCLVVDVGCGDGSAAAIAGPLLSDHRIVGIDWSQDALRRAATRMNHVVRGELTPGGLPLADASADAVLFSEVIEHLVDPDSAMDELRRILKPGGHLMLSTPNLAAWYNRVLLAAGVQPVFSEVSLRTIHGRPGSQVVGHLRLFTARALREFLAAAGFEVVTLAGAPFHGVPRPLRLVDRAACAAPSVASILLVHAKRV; encoded by the coding sequence ATGACGGGTACTCTCCCCGCCGGACTGCGCGAGTTCTACGAGAACCCGGCCGTCCCCGTCGCCTCCGGAGACGAGCGCAGCCGCCGTCAGGCACTGATGCTGGCCCGAGTACTGCCCAGTGAGCCCTGTCTCGTCGTCGACGTCGGCTGCGGCGACGGCTCCGCGGCGGCCATCGCGGGCCCGCTCCTGAGCGATCACCGGATCGTCGGTATCGACTGGTCCCAGGACGCGCTGCGCCGGGCCGCCACCCGGATGAACCATGTCGTGCGCGGTGAACTGACGCCGGGCGGCCTTCCGTTGGCCGACGCGAGCGCCGACGCGGTGCTCTTCAGCGAGGTGATCGAGCATCTGGTGGATCCCGACAGTGCCATGGACGAGCTGCGCCGCATTCTCAAACCGGGCGGCCATCTGATGCTCTCCACCCCGAACCTGGCCGCCTGGTACAACCGGGTGCTCCTGGCCGCCGGGGTGCAGCCCGTCTTCTCGGAGGTCAGCCTGCGCACCATTCACGGCCGTCCGGGATCCCAAGTGGTGGGCCATCTGCGCCTGTTCACCGCCCGCGCCCTGCGGGAGTTCCTCGCCGCAGCGGGATTCGAGGTGGTCACCCTGGCCGGTGCGCCCTTCCACGGCGTCCCGCGCCCGCTGCGCCTTGTGGACCGGGCCGCCTGTGCCGCGCCATCCGTGGCCTCCATTCTCCTGGTGCACGCCAAGCGGGTGTAG